The DNA window TTGTGAGACTTCTTGTCTTTGGCATTGTCATTAGCATCTTCGGGTGCTACATTGTCGGATTGAAAGCATTCTTTTCGTTCACCATCATAGTTGGCATCTCTTAGTAGCCGTAGCAATTCCACTGCGCTTGCCTTCCCTTTTTCACTCCCATTAACGGATACATCGAAAAGGGCGGGGAATATATCACTCTCATCCTTCACTAACTGACAATATTCAACACATTGCGAGCACAACGAAAGGAGAATACCCAAGGCATGCTCTTGATCCTCGTGACTGTTGGTCTCGAGTAATATAGCAACAGAACCAATGCATCCAGGAGTTTGAGCGATTGAAGCCCTGGCCGCTTCGTTACTGCACAAATTTCGCAATACCACCATACAGTGCCTTGCGAGAGTGGTGTCTTGTAAGAATGGAGCCAATTTTGGGATGCACTCCAAACGCTCCAAATTGGAACAAATATCGGGGCTTGAGGACAGATTGCGCAAAGTTTTAATGGCTCGTTCTGGGAAATCTGTGATATTCAAGTCAAGAATATTTAAAAGGGAAACAAGAGCACCAGATGCAGCAATCTTGGATTTACAACTGCTATGGCAAGACAATACTTCCATGGAATCGAGAACCTCTCGAGTTACTTCAGAGTCGAGGAACAATGATAGCAGACTATATACATCTTCATTTAGGTATCTTATGCCATTTCTGCAAGAAGCTCACAAAGCAATGAAAAAAATAAGCCCCTCTATTCAAGTAAAGGATAGCAGAAACTAACAAATCATGCTTTAAAGGATCGAAATGACATGCAATTCTTCAAAGAAAAACGAAAAAGGAAACACGCAAAATAATGACCTTTCACATGATAAAACATGATACAAGAACTGCTGCAACACATGCTTGAACATATTACCTGTTTTTGCGAAGAAAGGTCGATAACAACTGAAATCCAGCTCTCTGTGCTCTTACATCCTGTAAATCATGACCGCTGCTCAAAAACTTAACGAGAGGCTCGATGAAGTTCTCGAGTGACAGAGAAAAACAAGCTAGCTCATCACATTCCAAATGATTTTTCATATCTTCAACTATCTTATATTGTGCTTCCCAATCAAGTTCAAGAAGGCTAGATAGAGACTCCAAATCCATCTTACTTTTGTTGCTGGGAGATTGATATCGGCAAAGATCATCACTGTTCTGCTCTGGTACCAAACTTAAGCCATCTCCATTCTTTTTACTGGAAGTATAACTAGCATCTAAAGATCCAAGCGATATATTGCTGATGTCCACTGGAAAGCGCAGATCATTTATATAACTGCCAAAACTAGCTATGGAAGTGGAAGAAGTTTCCAACAAGTGAGACACATCAGGTTGGCTGCTTGGGTCCTGAATGGTGATCCCATACTCCAAACaccattttaatattatatcCTTCATGGTAGAATTTGGAGTAAATGACAGATGGGCCAGTTTCACTCCGGTTTTTGGGCACGTATCATTACCATCATCGAGCCACTTCTGGATCCAAATCCTCTCAAATGTTTGTCCAGAAGCAATGATAACAGGATCATACATCAATCTTGAAGATATGGGGCATTTAAATTCCTCAGGAAGAGTAGCAATACTTGACTTATCAGCAAGAACATCATGTTGCTTATACTCCACATGAGATTCCGCATTAACCGAGTGAGTATGCATACAATTAGTACTAGGGTTGTTACTTGCAAACGCTCCTTCATTCCGATCAGTCTTGTCGTCTGTTTGCTCTTTGATAATAAGGTTCGAATACTTCCTCAGCAGATACAAAAGACATCTCAAGATATATTTCTTTTGTTGGTCAGAGTCACTGACTTTTTCCAGCAACTTCCTAATAGATCTCCTCTCCGTTAAGATTTCTTTTGAAGACG is part of the Gossypium hirsutum isolate 1008001.06 chromosome D11, Gossypium_hirsutum_v2.1, whole genome shotgun sequence genome and encodes:
- the LOC107913083 gene encoding U-box domain-containing protein 5 isoform X1, which codes for MGIDAAQVVETPCHPSPFKVHHVMCTELRKLVDRIMRIFPEIEAARPRCSSGITALCSLISAIDRAKLLLQYCSESSKLYLVITTDVLVSRFQKSKNLLEQGLCQIQNMVPVMLAVEISQIIDDLRAANFIPDKSEEEIGKVVRELLLGGVAEPDAMDCAEIKALQTAASQLHFTSSKEILTERRSIRKLLEKVSDSDQQKKYILRCLLYLLRKYSNLIIKEQTDDKTDRNEGAFASNNPSTNCMHTHSVNAESHVEYKQHDVLADKSSIATLPEEFKCPISSRLMYDPVIIASGQTFERIWIQKWLDDGNDTCPKTGVKLAHLSFTPNSTMKDIILKWCLEYGITIQDPSSQPDVSHLLETSSTSIASFGSYINDLRFPVDISNISLGSLDASYTSSKKNGDGLSLVPEQNSDDLCRYQSPSNKSKMDLESLSSLLELDWEAQYKIVEDMKNHLECDELACFSLSLENFIEPLVKFLSSGHDLQDVRAQRAGFQLLSTFLRKNRNGIRYLNEDVYSLLSLFLDSEVTREVLDSMEVLSCHSSCKSKIAASGALVSLLNILDLNITDFPERAIKTLRNLSSSPDICSNLERLECIPKLAPFLQDTTLARHCMVVLRNLCSNEAARASIAQTPGCIGSVAILLETNSHEDQEHALGILLSLCSQCVEYCQLVKDESDIFPALFDVSVNGSEKGKASAVELLRLLRDANYDGERKECFQSDNVAPEDANDNAKDKKSHKALFGVKLPMFSKSIPTKKKK
- the LOC107913083 gene encoding U-box domain-containing protein 5 isoform X2; its protein translation is MRIFPEIEAARPRCSSGITALCSLISAIDRAKLLLQYCSESSKLYLVITTDVLVSRFQKSKNLLEQGLCQIQNMVPVMLAVEISQIIDDLRAANFIPDKSEEEIGKVVRELLLGGVAEPDAMDCAEIKALQTAASQLHFTSSKEILTERRSIRKLLEKVSDSDQQKKYILRCLLYLLRKYSNLIIKEQTDDKTDRNEGAFASNNPSTNCMHTHSVNAESHVEYKQHDVLADKSSIATLPEEFKCPISSRLMYDPVIIASGQTFERIWIQKWLDDGNDTCPKTGVKLAHLSFTPNSTMKDIILKWCLEYGITIQDPSSQPDVSHLLETSSTSIASFGSYINDLRFPVDISNISLGSLDASYTSSKKNGDGLSLVPEQNSDDLCRYQSPSNKSKMDLESLSSLLELDWEAQYKIVEDMKNHLECDELACFSLSLENFIEPLVKFLSSGHDLQDVRAQRAGFQLLSTFLRKNRNGIRYLNEDVYSLLSLFLDSEVTREVLDSMEVLSCHSSCKSKIAASGALVSLLNILDLNITDFPERAIKTLRNLSSSPDICSNLERLECIPKLAPFLQDTTLARHCMVVLRNLCSNEAARASIAQTPGCIGSVAILLETNSHEDQEHALGILLSLCSQCVEYCQLVKDESDIFPALFDVSVNGSEKGKASAVELLRLLRDANYDGERKECFQSDNVAPEDANDNAKDKKSHKALFGVKLPMFSKSIPTKKKK